A stretch of the Deinococcus sp. Leaf326 genome encodes the following:
- a CDS encoding aminoglycoside phosphotransferase family protein codes for MRAAFPGPHTRVEAWRGEGASFARYATPHGPLFLKYVGRGQGNRRVLRRFAREVAYLRDLAPLVATPHAPLRHAALDEQGERAHLLLPDLAAQTHGWGMFVTPEAQEAALLDVARLLARFHAAWNGHPALRREWRWDPAALLEDAARLAATWTGPHAPAIREAAAQLPDLLAHTRPSTLAHGDIHSGQVLWPLGGGSPLLIDYGQVHPSFPGEDLAHLLAVRLEAGERKRCAGAVRAAYHQELAAHGLPLTPAELAAEERAGTALNLLSTADQAGRARRGSGVWASLDNVAGAWADLGGGGA; via the coding sequence CTGCGCGCTGCCTTTCCCGGTCCCCACACGCGGGTCGAGGCGTGGCGCGGCGAGGGGGCCAGCTTTGCCCGTTACGCCACCCCGCACGGCCCCCTGTTCCTGAAATATGTGGGCCGGGGCCAGGGCAACCGCCGGGTCCTGCGCCGTTTCGCGCGCGAGGTCGCTTACCTGCGTGACCTCGCGCCGCTGGTGGCCACGCCGCACGCGCCGCTGCGCCACGCCGCGCTGGACGAACAGGGGGAGCGGGCGCACCTTCTGCTGCCCGATCTAGCGGCACAGACGCACGGGTGGGGCATGTTCGTGACGCCGGAGGCGCAGGAAGCGGCCCTGCTCGATGTGGCACGGTTGCTCGCCCGCTTTCACGCGGCCTGGAACGGGCACCCGGCACTGCGGCGCGAGTGGCGTTGGGACCCGGCGGCCCTACTGGAAGACGCCGCGCGGCTGGCGGCCACCTGGACCGGCCCTCATGCCCCCGCCATCCGGGAGGCCGCCGCGCAGTTGCCGGACCTGCTGGCCCACACGCGCCCATCCACGCTGGCCCACGGGGACATCCATTCGGGGCAGGTGCTGTGGCCGCTCGGGGGCGGCTCGCCTCTGCTCATCGACTACGGACAGGTACACCCGTCCTTTCCGGGCGAGGATCTGGCCCACCTGCTGGCTGTGCGTCTGGAGGCCGGTGAACGGAAGCGCTGCGCCGGCGCTGTCCGTGCGGCCTACCATCAGGAACTCGCGGCCCACGGCCTGCCCCTGACCCCGGCCGAGCTCGCCGCCGAGGAACGGGCAGGTACGGCGCTCAACCTGCTCTCGACCGCCGATCAGGCCGGGCGGGCGCGGCGGGGCAGCGGGGTCTGGGCTTCGCTGGACAATGTGGCGGGAGCGTGGGCGGACCTCGGAGGTGGGGGGGCGTGA
- a CDS encoding DNA glycosylase AlkZ-like family protein: MSSSDPAAPTRATLRAAAWRTLDRAPDVQAALDRMGFVQADPIRAPARAQDLTLMARVPGYRAGDLERLYPALDAEEDMLPNYGFVTRRVQALLHPREVGAAQVEAAHPELLDEVRALLAGQDDLHPREVAARLGRDRVVNAWGGQSSASTRALEALHRRGEVRVTRRVSGVRLYGPAPHLAALRASPLGEEERLRGAVHLLAALYGPLPEASLGYLVGLSHLGFPHLYTELRAAFRRAVREELAGAAVDGVRYVWPAGHPPGDAPAPRGVQIVGPFDPLVWDRRRFAHLHGWTYKFEAYTPAPARQFGYYALPVFQAGRAVGWANLKVVGGELSAEFGFVEGVRQTATLSRGLETELARYREFLGLVP, encoded by the coding sequence GTGAGCAGCTCCGACCCTGCTGCCCCAACCAGGGCCACCCTGCGCGCCGCCGCGTGGCGCACGCTGGACCGGGCGCCGGACGTGCAGGCCGCGCTGGACCGCATGGGCTTCGTGCAGGCCGATCCCATCCGCGCGCCGGCCCGCGCGCAGGACCTCACGCTGATGGCCCGTGTGCCGGGCTACCGCGCGGGCGACCTCGAACGGCTCTATCCCGCCCTGGACGCCGAAGAGGACATGCTGCCCAACTACGGTTTCGTGACGCGGCGTGTCCAGGCGCTGCTGCACCCGCGTGAGGTGGGGGCGGCGCAGGTAGAGGCGGCGCACCCCGAACTGCTGGACGAGGTGCGCGCCCTGCTGGCCGGCCAGGACGACCTCCACCCCCGCGAGGTCGCCGCGCGGCTGGGCCGGGACCGGGTCGTGAACGCCTGGGGCGGGCAGTCAAGCGCGTCCACCCGCGCCCTGGAAGCCCTGCACCGCCGCGGAGAAGTGCGCGTGACCCGGCGCGTCTCGGGCGTGCGGCTGTACGGTCCGGCCCCGCATCTGGCGGCCCTGCGCGCCTCGCCGCTGGGCGAGGAGGAGAGGCTGCGCGGCGCGGTACATCTGCTCGCCGCGCTGTACGGCCCATTGCCGGAGGCGAGCCTGGGGTATCTGGTGGGGCTCTCGCACCTGGGGTTTCCGCACCTGTATACCGAGCTGCGCGCGGCCTTTCGCCGGGCGGTGCGTGAGGAGCTGGCCGGCGCGGCCGTGGACGGCGTGCGCTACGTGTGGCCCGCCGGGCACCCCCCAGGCGACGCCCCGGCCCCGCGCGGCGTGCAGATCGTCGGGCCCTTCGACCCGCTCGTGTGGGACCGCCGCCGGTTCGCGCACCTGCACGGCTGGACCTACAAGTTCGAGGCCTATACGCCCGCCCCGGCGCGGCAGTTCGGGTACTACGCCCTGCCGGTGTTTCAGGCCGGGCGCGCGGTCGGCTGGGCCAACCTGAAGGTGGTGGGCGGCGAGCTGAGCGCCGAGTTCGGTTTCGTGGAGGGCGTGCGCCAGACCGCCACCCTGTCCCGGGGACTGGAGACGGAACTCGCCCGCTACCGGGAATTTCTGGGCCTCGTTCCCTGA
- the glmM gene encoding phosphoglucosamine mutase, with translation MSERKYFGTDGVRAVAGQFPLTAAWVMDLGAAAGEVLKRQNPRASVVIGKDTRQSGDMLEAALAAGLTSRGVNVIHLGVLPTPGVSYLTRHLGADAGVVISASHNPYEDNGIKFFGADGQKLRDATEHEIEAAIDEVPSFAPVTGVALGGVTNYTDAERLYVGFLLSHAPDLSGMRIALDCANGAAYRVAPKVFQAAGADVFAVYTTPDGRNINRGCGSTHMDHLRRLVMEGDYDLGVAFDGDADRALFVDSRGRVVQGDHMLLLNAQARGEERVVTTIMANMGLEVKLRGAGIGLERTAVGDRYVHERLHEQGLNLGGEQSGHVLFLDVAPTGDGVLTALLTLGSLQKLGTTLDAVHDDLVMYPQTLVNVRVSDKKAIARDAEVGRAVEAAEARLQGKGRVNLRPSGTENLIRVMVEGQDEAEIHEIAADLAGVVKARGQVVG, from the coding sequence ATGAGTGAACGCAAGTATTTCGGAACCGATGGGGTGCGCGCCGTCGCGGGGCAGTTTCCGCTGACCGCCGCCTGGGTCATGGACCTCGGGGCCGCCGCCGGCGAGGTCCTCAAGCGCCAGAACCCGCGTGCCAGCGTGGTCATCGGCAAGGACACCCGCCAGAGCGGCGACATGCTCGAAGCCGCCCTCGCCGCCGGCCTCACCAGCCGGGGCGTGAACGTCATCCACCTCGGCGTGCTGCCCACCCCCGGCGTGAGCTACCTGACCCGTCACCTCGGCGCCGACGCGGGCGTGGTCATCAGCGCGTCGCACAACCCCTACGAGGACAACGGCATCAAGTTCTTCGGCGCCGACGGCCAGAAGCTGCGCGACGCCACCGAGCACGAGATCGAGGCCGCCATCGACGAGGTGCCCTCTTTTGCGCCCGTGACCGGCGTGGCCCTGGGCGGCGTGACCAACTACACCGACGCCGAGCGGCTGTACGTGGGCTTCCTGCTCTCGCACGCGCCCGACCTCTCGGGCATGCGCATCGCGCTCGACTGCGCCAACGGAGCGGCCTACCGCGTGGCCCCCAAGGTGTTCCAGGCGGCGGGGGCCGACGTGTTCGCGGTCTACACCACCCCCGACGGCCGCAACATCAACCGCGGCTGCGGCAGCACGCACATGGACCACCTGCGCCGGTTGGTCATGGAGGGCGATTACGACCTCGGCGTGGCCTTCGACGGCGACGCCGACCGGGCACTGTTCGTGGACTCGCGCGGGCGCGTGGTGCAGGGCGACCACATGCTGCTGCTCAACGCCCAGGCACGCGGCGAGGAACGGGTCGTGACGACCATCATGGCCAACATGGGCCTGGAAGTGAAGCTGCGCGGCGCAGGGATCGGGCTGGAGCGTACGGCCGTGGGGGACCGCTACGTGCACGAGCGCCTGCACGAGCAGGGCCTGAACCTGGGCGGCGAGCAGAGCGGCCACGTGCTGTTCCTGGACGTGGCCCCGACCGGCGACGGCGTACTGACCGCCCTGCTGACGCTGGGCAGCCTCCAGAAGCTGGGGACCACGCTGGACGCCGTCCACGACGACCTCGTGATGTACCCGCAGACCCTGGTGAACGTGCGTGTGAGCGACAAGAAGGCGATCGCCCGCGACGCCGAGGTCGGGCGCGCGGTCGAAGCGGCCGAAGCGCGGCTGCAGGGCAAGGGCCGGGTGAACCTGCGCCCCAGCGGCACCGAGAACCTCATCCGGGTGATGGTCGAGGGCCAGGACGAGGCCGAGATCCATGAGATCGCCGCCGACCTGGCCGGCGTCGTCAAGGCCCGCGGCCAGGTCGTGGGCTGA
- a CDS encoding NADPH:quinone reductase: MQAAWYSRNGAAHDVLEVGERPAPAAGPGEVLVRIHASGVNPSDTKSRARTPLGADWVIPQQDGAGIVEAVGEGVDPGRVGERVWIYEARIGRSNGCAAQFVAVPSINAVPLPDAVSFDEGACLGVPALTAHRCVFADGPVTGQTVLVTGGAGAVGIHAIQFAKWGGARVIATVSREEQAEVARAAGADEVIFRTREDVAARIAEITWAGDGRGVDRIVDVAFGTNLDTTLKVIRPGGVVATYASDEVPEPALPFWPLLALDVTVRFVLVYRMTRQAHEDAIRDTLTGLREGWLKTVVAVRYPLGEIAAAHEALESGRTVGKVVVQVP; encoded by the coding sequence ATGCAAGCCGCCTGGTACAGCCGCAACGGAGCCGCCCACGACGTGCTGGAGGTGGGCGAGCGCCCTGCCCCTGCCGCCGGTCCCGGCGAGGTCCTCGTGCGGATTCATGCGAGCGGGGTCAACCCGTCCGACACCAAGTCGCGGGCACGCACGCCGCTGGGCGCCGACTGGGTCATTCCGCAGCAGGACGGCGCCGGGATCGTCGAGGCCGTGGGCGAGGGCGTGGACCCCGGCCGTGTGGGCGAGCGCGTGTGGATCTACGAGGCGCGCATCGGGCGCTCCAACGGCTGCGCGGCGCAGTTCGTGGCGGTGCCGTCCATCAACGCTGTTCCCCTGCCCGACGCAGTTTCCTTCGACGAGGGGGCGTGCCTGGGCGTGCCGGCGCTCACGGCGCACCGCTGCGTGTTCGCTGACGGCCCCGTGACCGGCCAGACAGTGCTGGTGACGGGTGGGGCGGGCGCGGTCGGTATCCACGCCATTCAGTTCGCCAAGTGGGGCGGCGCGCGGGTCATCGCGACGGTCAGCCGCGAGGAACAGGCCGAGGTGGCCCGCGCGGCCGGCGCCGATGAGGTCATCTTCCGCACGAGGGAGGACGTGGCCGCGCGAATCGCGGAGATCACGTGGGCTGGGGACGGGCGCGGCGTGGACCGGATCGTGGACGTGGCCTTCGGGACCAACCTGGACACCACCCTGAAGGTCATCCGGCCGGGCGGCGTGGTCGCCACCTACGCCTCGGACGAGGTGCCCGAGCCGGCGCTGCCCTTCTGGCCGCTGCTGGCTCTCGACGTGACCGTGCGCTTCGTCCTTGTGTACCGCATGACCCGCCAAGCGCACGAGGACGCCATCCGCGATACCCTGACCGGCCTGCGGGAAGGCTGGCTGAAGACCGTCGTGGCCGTCCGCTACCCCCTGGGCGAGATCGCCGCCGCGCACGAGGCGCTGGAATCGGGCCGCACGGTGGGCAAGGTGGTCGTGCAGGTTCCGTGA
- the hisH gene encoding imidazole glycerol phosphate synthase subunit HisH produces the protein MSVPATRSEVLLLDYGAGNVRSAAKALERAGMTARVSSDPADVPHAPAVVVPGQGHFRQVMEAFEHSGFHGPVMDSAAAGTPLLGICVGMQMLLSGSEEAPGVPGLGLIPGVVRKFTADPARKVPQMGWNSLRMVGDSPLLRGLDESAFAYFVHSYYVPAEVEVDHGALTEYGVPFWAALSQGNLHATQFHPEKSGAVGLAILERFRENVLGD, from the coding sequence GTGAGCGTCCCGGCTACCCGGTCCGAAGTCCTTCTGCTCGATTACGGCGCGGGCAACGTCCGCAGCGCCGCCAAGGCCCTGGAACGCGCCGGCATGACCGCGCGCGTCTCGAGCGACCCCGCCGACGTCCCGCACGCTCCGGCGGTGGTCGTGCCGGGGCAGGGCCACTTCCGGCAGGTCATGGAGGCCTTCGAGCACAGCGGGTTTCACGGCCCGGTGATGGACAGTGCCGCTGCCGGCACGCCCCTGCTGGGCATCTGCGTGGGGATGCAGATGCTGCTTTCGGGGTCGGAAGAAGCGCCCGGCGTACCCGGCCTGGGCCTGATTCCCGGCGTGGTGCGCAAGTTCACTGCCGATCCGGCGCGCAAGGTGCCCCAGATGGGCTGGAACAGCCTGCGGATGGTCGGGGACTCGCCGCTTCTGCGTGGTCTGGACGAGTCGGCCTTCGCCTATTTCGTGCACTCGTACTACGTACCCGCAGAGGTCGAGGTGGACCACGGCGCCCTGACCGAGTACGGCGTGCCCTTCTGGGCGGCGCTGAGCCAGGGCAACCTCCATGCCACGCAATTCCACCCCGAAAAGAGCGGCGCGGTGGGGCTGGCGATTCTGGAACGCTTCCGCGAGAACGTGCTGGGGGACTAA